The Populus alba chromosome 6, ASM523922v2, whole genome shotgun sequence genomic interval GAAGCTAAGACTATTATGATATTTACCATCACACAGGATACGCATAAGTATTGTCATTTTGCATGCAAACTTTTCAACGGTTTCTTGTATGAGATATGAGTACAGacaaataaggaaaaaacaacaaaatcagtTGTCATGCACTTGCCTCAGAAGTTCAACAGACATCAAGAGACAGTATCAATTATGTGCAAGTACAGAAAAAGAGTTGCTCTCTTATGAAATGCAGTATATGCTGATTATTCATGGTCCTATCTGGAAAAAGAGCTGCAAGGAGGATTCAATTTCAGTGCTTTTTTTATCACTCAGAGCTTCTAACACATAAATTCATGTATACAGTTGGCTAAAGAGGCATCATCATGGCACATTGGTCTTAAAAGATCTTTCTAAGGAATGGGTTCAATAGAAGAATGATATTCAATCTAATGAACaagctaaattaatatatatttaaggaAAGCACTACTTGTGCATAAAACTTGAATAGGATCACAGAATGGTGACAAATAATGTTGGCATATTCTAATTGCTCTTTaaggataagaaaataaaagtgtaTAACTGCTAAAGAAGTATCAACATTTTCACTCCTAATATACGTTGAAAATAGTGGAACAATAAAACTCGAGAGCATACAGCTGACATTGAGAACTCACCTAAAAggctttaaaaaatatctattactAGTGATCAACCAGCATAATGAGAATCCATACGATTGATATGCTAgaataaattggaaaaatagGTATTAACTTTCCTTCCAGGGCAAGAGATGCACACTGTCACTAGAAATTTTAGTCTCTAAGTTGCTCTATCTTCACAAGTACATGCCTTTCTTGCAGCAACTAttcaaaaaaattggaaaagagTCTAGGATCTGgtaaataaacatcaaatagGAAATAAAAGTGTCAGACATCTAACAAGATATTGAGGTGACAGGTGGGAAATCCAGCTGATCCAAGAAAAGGTGAAAGCGCAGGAGGAGAACCACTGATACAAAGCTCAGAATGATGGGGTGGATCTATGACTCAGGATATACCTTTCAGAGAAAGAAAGGTCATGATCTAATGCTTTCCTATTTAACTATGACCGCCATTAAAACTAGACAGAGCAGGACTGAAACATCTCCATGCAGTGAACCATCAACAACATTGTCTAGTAAGCTATAGCTTAGCATGCAGGTAGTTAGGGTCCTGAAAATGTTGGTTCTCCAAGTTAGAGAATATCTTACACATGGATTGTTTTCAAGGTAGATTGTGGTTAGTTTCTCTCTTGAAGAGACGACAGCCTCAGCAACACCTTTAAGTGATTCTATTTGGTTGTCATTGAGCCACAGATCCTCTAACCTGTAAGCATGCCATGAGTCAAGCAATGAAATCAACCAGGAAAGAGACATCATAATCCCAAGAGTTTGAAAGACTAAACGTACTGGGTGAGGTTCTGAATGTCGTCCACTGAAGTTAGCTTGTTAGATGATACATCGAGTACATGAAGATTGGCCAAGGTTGACAAGCCTTCCATTTTGGCAATACCATTGTGGCTCAAGTACAGTTCTTCTAAAGCAACACATTCCTAAAAtttagacaaaataaaaataataatatcggGGATCACATTTAGACAGCAATTTCAATGTGGCAGAAAACCatggatatatttatttttttcattcttattttttattttttttatttttgataaagcAGAATGATATGAGTTTGACTAGCTAACAAAAGGGCAGTTTCTTTTAAGTACCTCAAATCCTTTCATAGAAGTTAAACGGTTGCTTTGCAAGCTAAGCTTCTTGATGCATTTCAACCCACATAGATTAACTACTTTGATACGATTTCTTCCCATCCACAGCTCCAGTAAACTTGTAAAATTTCCCATATTCTCCATCACCTGTAAACGACCAAAGTAAGTAGTTCAAGTTTTAGACCATGCTCCGGAAATTCCTAAGAATATATTATCCACCATCTTCCCATTTAGTCTCTAAAAGCTTTCTTTTCACATCAACAGGCTTGCGATTTCTGTATTTGTGTATCTTAACCCCACCAATCCCTAACTCTGGGTAAAGAAGATTCTTCAGAATTTAAAGAGTACTAACCCGTAATCTGTTGGAGCCAAGTTCGAGAATTTGCAACTGATAGAGGTGATCAATCTCCTCTATCTTAGTAACTTCATTTTTAGACACATAAAGTTCCTTGAGAGTGTTAGAGGCTTTAGACAATCCATGCAAGGAAGTAATTTCATTGAAAGAAACATCAAAAACCAAAAGACTCTTGAATATGCCGGGATCCGGTATTTTCTTCAGCTTATTATCCCTTAACACCAGCTCCTGCAAACCCATAATATTAACAACACAGCACGGGCATTCcattaatgattaaaatattaaatcattcagttatctttaattaaaagtagtaaaaataaactaacaatTTACGAATTAAGACATTATATTTCGTAATGACAGTGAATAGAGTAATAATTAGAGcaccaataaataaattaaaattgagttacCTGGAGACCGGAAATTGAGTCCCAGCGAGAGAAAGGCTCAATAGCAGCATCGTCGATGAGGTTTTGACGGAGAGAAAGCTTTTTGAGGTTCGAGAGATGCGCGATTCTAGGGTCCAAGCTCGACAAACGATTCGCGGTCAGGTCTAACTCTGTGAGACTCGGAGATAACTCAACTGAGTTGAGATCATGAAGCTGAAAACTGGTTAGGTCAAGGACGGTGCTTGATGGATCAATTTCGACCGTTTGATCGTCTGCCTCGGGGTTGGAGTCCCTTGGTGATTGCGTCTCGCCGTCCATTTACAGAGAGATGCTTCAAACCAACTTTTTCAGTTCAATTTCGCGGAGGAATTCTTTTCTTTGTGGGCCTCTTCACTTTTACATTGCACTGATTCTGGTGCCAACGTCCGGTTCAAAAAGTTAAtttcaacttgaaaaaaaaatatgggcactgattaaaaaaaaaaaaaaaaaaaaactaccaaaaaaagttcaaatttgcattaaaaattaaacgcatgtatttaataaaattaattaataattatatatgttaataaatactaaaaaatattcaaaaaaaaccaaaaattaaatcaaaaaattaaataataaaaaatattagttcttTTTACCTACTTTTAATGTCGTGGTTtcgaatccttttcttataaccttaaaaaatatataacaatgcTAGGGAGTcaagttttttaatgtataataaaaaaagaacttttaaaatattaaaaagatgacacatttaacatatttttttaaaacaatattaagacGACAAATCAACTCATCCAACTATGTTTAACCACAATCTAGGATATAAGCCAATGATTATTTTTGTggaatttaaatcaaaacaaattagaaaattcaattctaattattcaaatattaaaagtctgaaatgaaaaaaaaatcaattaaaaaaataactctagtAAACATTGACGATGGTCGGACCAATTTGTTaccaacatgaaaaaaagaatgTCCAAGCGATGCCAAAGTTTTtatagaagaaagaaacatatgTGACTTGAATCATTGACTTAActgaatcaattaaattaag includes:
- the LOC118052560 gene encoding protein phosphatase 1 regulatory inhibitor subunit PPP1R7 homolog — its product is MDGETQSPRDSNPEADDQTVEIDPSSTVLDLTSFQLHDLNSVELSPSLTELDLTANRLSSLDPRIAHLSNLKKLSLRQNLIDDAAIEPFSRWDSISGLQELVLRDNKLKKIPDPGIFKSLLVFDVSFNEITSLHGLSKASNTLKELYVSKNEVTKIEEIDHLYQLQILELGSNRLRVMENMGNFTSLLELWMGRNRIKVVNLCGLKCIKKLSLQSNRLTSMKGFEECVALEELYLSHNGIAKMEGLSTLANLHVLDVSSNKLTSVDDIQNLTQLEDLWLNDNQIESLKGVAEAVVSSREKLTTIYLENNPCAKSTNYTAFLREFFPNIEQIDSNVFA